In the genome of Streptomyces globosus, one region contains:
- the pgsA gene encoding phosphatidylinositol phosphate synthase: MLNKYARAFFTRVLTPFAAFLLRRGVSPDAVTLIGTAGVVAGALVFFPRGEFFWGTITITLFVFSDLVDGNMARQAGVSSRWGAFLDSTLDRVADAAIFGGLALWYAGSGGDNVLCAVAIFCLASGQVVSYTKARGESIGLPVAVNGLVERAERLVLTLVAAGLSGLQVFGAPSWLGVLLPVALWAVAAGSLVTLVQRVVTVRREAAEADAAAASEPGAA, encoded by the coding sequence ATGCTGAACAAGTACGCGCGTGCGTTCTTCACGCGTGTTCTCACGCCATTCGCCGCTTTTCTGCTCCGGCGGGGGGTGAGCCCGGACGCGGTCACGCTGATCGGCACCGCCGGAGTCGTGGCCGGCGCACTGGTCTTCTTCCCCCGCGGCGAGTTCTTCTGGGGAACGATCACCATCACGCTGTTCGTGTTCTCCGACCTCGTCGACGGGAACATGGCCCGCCAGGCCGGGGTGTCCAGCCGGTGGGGGGCCTTCCTGGACTCCACCCTGGACCGGGTGGCCGACGCGGCGATCTTCGGCGGCCTCGCGCTCTGGTACGCCGGCTCCGGCGGCGACAACGTGCTCTGCGCGGTGGCGATCTTCTGCCTGGCCAGCGGCCAGGTCGTGTCGTACACCAAGGCCCGCGGCGAGTCCATCGGGCTGCCCGTGGCCGTCAACGGCCTCGTCGAGCGGGCCGAGCGCCTGGTGCTGACGCTGGTGGCCGCCGGCCTGTCGGGGCTCCAGGTGTTCGGGGCGCCCTCGTGGCTGGGCGTCCTGCTGCCCGTCGCGCTGTGGGCGGTCGCCGCGGGCTCGCTGGTCACCCTGGTGCAGCGGGTCGTCACCGTGCGCCGCGAGGCGGCCGAGGCCGACGCGGCCGCCGCCTCCGAGCCGGGCGCCGCCTGA
- a CDS encoding elongation factor G-like protein EF-G2, whose protein sequence is MGATSHQAGAAGRAPTADHPSSVRNVVLVGHTGAGKTTLVEALALTAGAVTRAGRVEDGSTVSDHDEIEHRQQRSVQLSLVPVEWAGTKVNLLDTPGYADFVGELRAGLRAADAALFVVSSSDGIDGATRMVWEECQAVGMPRAIVVTHLEAARADHAQMAAVCADAFGGDDPDAVVPLHLPLYGPAGPDGHAPVTGLLDLLTQRVHDYSSGGRAERDPEPEELAQIAGARSRLIEAVIAESEDETLMDRYLGGEDIDLKSLVADLERAVARGTFHPVLMAAPAADGARQGLGTVELLELVTRGFPTPLERDPVPVTAPDGADRPAVACDPDGPLVAEVVKTSSDPYVGRISLVRVFSGTLLPEQTVHVSGHGLTDRGHEDHDVDERTGALSCPFGKQQRPVTRAVAGDLACVAKLTRAETGDTLSAKDRPLLMEPWQMPDPLLPLAVQAHSKADEDKLSQGLARLAAEDPTMRLEQNPDTHQVVLWCLGEAHQDVALERLRTRYGVQVDPVPHRVSLRETFGAPASGRGRHVKQSGGHGQFAICEIEVEPLPPGSGIEFVDKVVGGAVPRQFIPSVEKGVRAQAARGLAAGYPLVDVRVTLLDGKAHSVDSSDAAFQTAGALALREAAASSAIHLLEPVAELAVLVPDDYVGPVMSDLAGRRGRVVGTEQSGSGRTLVRAEIPEIEISRYAVELRSVSHGTGRFSRSYARHEPMPPNIAEKVRERLEKGSPLT, encoded by the coding sequence ATGGGAGCCACATCACACCAAGCCGGAGCCGCCGGCAGGGCACCGACGGCCGACCACCCCTCCTCCGTACGGAACGTGGTGCTGGTCGGCCACACCGGAGCCGGGAAGACCACGCTGGTCGAAGCACTCGCCCTGACCGCCGGAGCCGTCACCAGGGCCGGCCGCGTCGAGGACGGCTCCACCGTCTCCGACCACGACGAGATCGAGCACCGCCAGCAGCGGTCCGTCCAGCTCTCCCTCGTCCCCGTCGAATGGGCCGGGACCAAGGTCAACCTCCTGGACACCCCCGGGTACGCCGACTTCGTCGGGGAGCTTCGGGCGGGCCTGCGCGCCGCCGACGCGGCCCTCTTCGTCGTCTCCTCCTCCGACGGCATCGACGGCGCCACCCGCATGGTCTGGGAGGAGTGCCAGGCCGTCGGCATGCCCCGCGCCATCGTCGTCACCCATCTGGAGGCGGCCCGCGCCGACCACGCGCAGATGGCCGCCGTGTGCGCGGACGCCTTCGGCGGCGACGACCCCGACGCCGTCGTCCCCCTCCACCTGCCCCTGTACGGCCCCGCCGGCCCGGACGGCCACGCCCCTGTCACCGGACTCCTCGACCTGCTCACCCAGCGCGTCCACGACTACTCCTCCGGCGGGCGCGCCGAGCGCGACCCCGAGCCGGAGGAGCTCGCGCAGATCGCCGGGGCCCGCTCCCGCCTCATCGAGGCAGTCATCGCCGAGAGCGAGGACGAGACCCTCATGGACCGCTACCTCGGCGGCGAGGACATCGACCTGAAATCGCTCGTCGCCGACCTGGAGCGGGCCGTCGCCCGCGGCACCTTCCACCCCGTCCTCATGGCGGCGCCCGCCGCCGACGGCGCCCGCCAGGGGCTCGGCACCGTCGAACTGCTGGAGCTGGTCACCCGCGGCTTCCCCACCCCCCTCGAACGGGACCCGGTACCCGTCACCGCCCCCGACGGCGCCGACCGCCCCGCCGTCGCCTGCGACCCCGACGGCCCCCTCGTCGCCGAGGTCGTCAAGACCTCCTCCGACCCCTACGTCGGCCGCATCTCCCTCGTCCGCGTCTTCTCCGGCACCCTGCTGCCCGAGCAGACCGTCCACGTCAGCGGCCACGGCCTCACCGACCGCGGCCACGAGGACCACGACGTCGACGAGCGCACCGGCGCCCTCTCCTGCCCCTTCGGCAAACAGCAGCGCCCCGTCACCCGCGCCGTCGCCGGCGACCTCGCCTGCGTGGCCAAGCTCACCCGCGCCGAGACCGGGGACACCCTCTCCGCCAAGGACCGGCCGCTGCTGATGGAGCCCTGGCAGATGCCCGACCCGCTGCTCCCCCTCGCCGTCCAGGCCCACAGCAAGGCCGACGAGGACAAGCTCTCCCAGGGCCTGGCGCGCCTCGCCGCCGAGGACCCCACCATGCGGCTGGAGCAGAACCCCGACACCCACCAGGTGGTCCTGTGGTGCCTCGGCGAGGCCCACCAGGACGTCGCCCTCGAACGCCTGCGCACCCGGTACGGCGTCCAGGTCGACCCCGTCCCCCACAGGGTCAGCCTCCGCGAGACCTTCGGCGCCCCCGCCTCCGGCCGGGGCCGGCACGTCAAGCAGTCCGGCGGCCACGGCCAGTTCGCGATCTGCGAGATCGAGGTGGAGCCCCTCCCGCCCGGCAGCGGCATCGAGTTCGTCGACAAGGTCGTCGGCGGCGCCGTCCCCCGCCAGTTCATCCCGTCCGTCGAGAAGGGCGTGCGCGCCCAGGCCGCGCGCGGCCTCGCGGCCGGCTACCCGCTGGTCGACGTCCGCGTCACCCTCCTCGACGGCAAGGCCCACTCGGTGGACTCCTCCGACGCCGCCTTCCAGACCGCGGGCGCGCTGGCGCTCCGCGAGGCCGCCGCCTCGTCGGCCATCCACCTCCTGGAGCCGGTCGCGGAACTCGCGGTCCTCGTCCCCGACGACTACGTCGGCCCCGTCATGAGCGACCTCGCGGGCCGCCGCGGCCGCGTCGTGGGCACCGAGCAGTCCGGATCGGGGCGCACCCTGGTCCGCGCGGAGATCCCCGAGATCGAGATCAGCCGGTACGCCGTCGAGCTCCGCTCCGTCTCCCACGGCACCGGCCGCTTCTCCCGCTCCTACGCCCGCCACGAGCCGATGCCCCCGAACATCGCCGAGAAGGTGCGCGAACGCCTCGAGAAGGGAAGTCCTCTGACGTAG
- a CDS encoding HIT family protein gives MLHGMTTEPEQQNGVGTQDAFQRLWTPHRMAYIQGENKPTGPAAGDGCPFCGIPAMSDADGLVVARGKHVYAVLNLYPYNGGHLMVVPYRHVADYTELDADETAELADLTKRAMVALRKASGAHGFNIGMNQGAAAGAGIAAHLHQHIVPRWGGDTNFMPVVGHTKVLPQLLADTRQMLADSWPGE, from the coding sequence ATGCTGCATGGCATGACGACTGAGCCGGAGCAGCAGAACGGCGTGGGTACGCAGGACGCCTTCCAGCGTCTGTGGACCCCGCACCGGATGGCGTACATCCAGGGTGAGAACAAGCCCACCGGCCCCGCGGCCGGGGACGGCTGCCCCTTCTGCGGGATCCCGGCGATGTCGGACGCGGACGGGCTGGTCGTGGCCCGCGGCAAGCACGTCTACGCGGTGCTGAACCTGTACCCGTACAACGGCGGCCACCTGATGGTGGTGCCCTACCGGCACGTCGCCGACTACACCGAGCTGGACGCCGACGAGACGGCCGAGCTGGCCGACCTGACCAAGCGGGCCATGGTGGCGCTGCGCAAGGCGTCCGGGGCGCACGGTTTCAACATCGGCATGAACCAGGGCGCGGCGGCGGGCGCCGGGATCGCCGCCCACCTGCACCAGCACATCGTGCCGCGGTGGGGCGGGGACACGAACTTCATGCCGGTCGTCGGGCACACGAAGGTGCTGCCGCAGCTCCTGGCCGACACCCGGCAGATGCTCGCGGACTCCTGGCCGGGCGAGTAG
- a CDS encoding potassium channel family protein, whose translation MRHRTPKATVPPDPRLERWEAGAELPLLAASLVFLAGYALHVLVPEGNRFVRETGLVAVGVTWLMFLVDYAVRYRLSRQRPIRFVRTHWLDTVVLVLPLLRPLRVVKVYTAIRRRGSRARLGLHARVITYAGLSALLLGFAGALNVYQAERHAPDATIRTFGDSVWWVAATLTTVGYGDVVPVTVRGRTVAVGMMIGGLALLGAVTGSFSSWLLSVFAQEGDDEAPGE comes from the coding sequence ATGAGACACCGCACGCCGAAAGCCACGGTGCCCCCGGACCCCCGGCTGGAACGCTGGGAGGCCGGGGCGGAGCTGCCGCTGCTCGCAGCCTCCCTGGTCTTCCTCGCGGGCTACGCGCTGCACGTCCTGGTGCCGGAGGGCAACCGGTTCGTCCGCGAGACGGGTCTGGTCGCCGTGGGCGTCACCTGGCTGATGTTCCTCGTGGACTATGCCGTGCGCTACCGGCTCAGCCGGCAGCGGCCGATCCGCTTCGTCCGCACCCACTGGCTGGACACCGTCGTGCTCGTGCTGCCGCTGCTGCGCCCCCTGCGGGTGGTGAAGGTGTACACCGCGATCCGGCGCCGCGGCAGCCGCGCCCGCCTCGGCCTGCATGCGCGCGTGATCACGTACGCCGGACTGTCCGCGCTGCTGCTCGGCTTCGCCGGGGCGCTGAACGTGTACCAGGCGGAGCGCCACGCACCGGACGCGACGATCAGGACCTTCGGGGACTCGGTGTGGTGGGTGGCCGCCACCCTCACCACGGTCGGGTACGGGGACGTCGTCCCGGTGACGGTCCGGGGCCGCACCGTGGCGGTGGGGATGATGATCGGCGGTCTGGCCCTGCTGGGCGCGGTGACCGGCTCGTTCTCCTCATGGCTGCTGTCGGTCTTCGCCCAGGAGGGCGACGACGAAGCCCCCGGGGAGTGA
- the thrS gene encoding threonine--tRNA ligase — protein MSDVRVIIQRDSERDERVVATGTTAADLFADDRTVIAARVAGELKDLSYAVQDGETVEPVEISSPDGLDILRHSTAHVMAQAVQELFPEAKLGIGPPVRDGFYYDFDVARPFTPEDLKAIEKKMQEIQKRGQKFSRRVVTDEAAREELADEPYKLELIGIKGAASTDDGANVEVGAGELTIYDNLDAKTGELCWRDLCRGPHLPSTRSIPAFKLMRNAAAYWRGSEKNPMLQRIYGTAWPSKDELKAHLDFLAEAEKRDHRRLGTELDLFSIPDEIGSGLAVFHPKGGIIRRVMEDYSRKRHEEEGYEFVYSPHATKGALFEKSGHLDWYAEGMYPPMQLDGGTDYYLKPMNCPMHNLIFDARGRSYRELPLRLFEFGTVYRYEKSGVVHGLTRARGFTQDDAHIYCTREQMAEELDRTLTFVLNLLRDYGLTDFYLELSTKDPEKFVGSDEVWEEATATLQQVAEKQGLPLVPDPGGAAFYGPKISVQCRDAIGRTWQMSTVQLDFNLPERFDLEYTAGDGSRQRPVMIHRALFGSIERFFAVLLEHYAGAMPPWLAPVQAVGIPIGDAHVDYLKDFAAEARKKGLRVEVDASSDRMQKKIRTWQKQKVPFMIIVGDEDMAAGTVSFRYRDGSQENGVPRDAALAKLVDVVERRVQV, from the coding sequence GTGTCAGACGTCCGTGTGATCATCCAACGCGATTCCGAGCGGGACGAGCGCGTGGTGGCCACGGGCACTACGGCCGCCGACCTCTTCGCCGACGACCGCACCGTCATCGCCGCACGCGTCGCGGGCGAGCTGAAGGACCTCTCCTACGCCGTCCAGGACGGCGAGACCGTCGAGCCCGTGGAGATCTCTTCCCCGGACGGCCTCGACATCCTGCGCCACTCCACCGCGCACGTCATGGCCCAGGCCGTGCAGGAGCTCTTCCCCGAGGCGAAGCTGGGCATCGGCCCGCCGGTCCGGGACGGCTTCTACTACGACTTCGACGTCGCGAGGCCCTTCACCCCCGAGGACCTCAAGGCCATCGAGAAGAAGATGCAGGAGATCCAGAAGCGGGGGCAGAAGTTCTCCCGCCGCGTCGTGACCGACGAGGCCGCCCGCGAGGAGCTCGCCGACGAGCCGTACAAGCTGGAGCTCATCGGCATCAAGGGCGCGGCCTCCACCGACGACGGCGCGAACGTCGAGGTGGGCGCCGGCGAGCTGACCATCTACGACAACCTCGACGCCAAGACCGGCGAGCTGTGCTGGCGGGACCTCTGCCGAGGCCCCCACCTGCCGAGCACCCGCAGCATCCCAGCGTTCAAGCTGATGCGGAACGCGGCCGCCTACTGGCGCGGCAGCGAGAAGAACCCGATGCTCCAGCGCATCTACGGCACCGCCTGGCCGTCGAAGGACGAGCTGAAGGCCCACCTCGACTTCCTCGCCGAGGCCGAGAAGCGCGACCACCGCCGCCTCGGCACCGAGCTGGACCTGTTCTCCATCCCGGACGAGATCGGCTCCGGCCTCGCCGTCTTCCACCCCAAGGGCGGCATCATCCGCCGGGTCATGGAGGACTACAGCCGCAAGCGGCACGAGGAGGAGGGCTACGAGTTCGTCTACTCGCCGCACGCCACCAAGGGAGCCCTCTTCGAGAAGAGCGGCCACCTGGACTGGTACGCGGAGGGCATGTACCCCCCCATGCAGCTCGACGGCGGTACCGACTACTACCTCAAGCCGATGAACTGCCCCATGCACAACCTGATCTTCGACGCGCGCGGGCGCTCGTACAGGGAACTGCCCCTGCGGCTCTTCGAGTTCGGCACCGTCTACCGGTACGAGAAGTCCGGCGTGGTCCACGGCCTGACCCGCGCCCGCGGCTTCACCCAGGACGACGCGCACATCTACTGCACCCGCGAGCAGATGGCGGAGGAGCTGGACCGCACCCTCACCTTCGTCCTGAACCTGCTCCGCGACTACGGCCTGACCGACTTCTACCTGGAGCTGTCCACCAAGGACCCGGAGAAGTTCGTCGGCTCGGACGAGGTCTGGGAGGAGGCCACGGCCACCCTTCAGCAGGTCGCCGAGAAGCAGGGCCTGCCGCTGGTCCCGGACCCGGGCGGCGCCGCCTTCTACGGCCCGAAGATCTCCGTCCAGTGCCGTGACGCCATCGGCCGCACCTGGCAGATGTCGACCGTACAGCTCGACTTCAACCTGCCCGAGCGCTTCGACCTGGAGTACACCGCCGGGGACGGCTCACGCCAGCGGCCGGTCATGATCCACCGTGCGCTGTTCGGCAGCATCGAGCGGTTCTTCGCCGTCCTGCTGGAGCACTACGCCGGCGCCATGCCGCCGTGGCTCGCCCCGGTCCAGGCCGTCGGCATCCCGATCGGCGACGCGCACGTGGACTACCTGAAGGACTTCGCCGCCGAGGCGAGGAAGAAGGGCCTGCGGGTCGAGGTGGACGCCTCCTCCGACCGCATGCAGAAGAAGATCCGGACCTGGCAGAAGCAGAAGGTCCCGTTCATGATCATCGTCGGTGACGAGGACATGGCCGCGGGCACGGTCTCCTTCCGCTACCGCGACGGCTCGCAGGAGAACGGTGTCCCGCGCGACGCTGCCCTTGCCAAGCTCGTCGACGTGGTGGAGCGCCGCGTCCAGGTGTGA
- a CDS encoding GNAT family N-acetyltransferase — MTTTWPVRPLDLADEEVAAAVHRIGRAAYEVEAELIGFDGIPALHESLAKMRTRPLQWRGAVGADGEIAGFVAWEREADGSVCVDRLCVDPARFRLGIASLLLRHLLGELPPGVPVTVTTGAANAPAVALYERLGFVRGADFSPAPGLAMASFALAPRRS; from the coding sequence ATGACGACGACATGGCCGGTGCGGCCGCTGGACCTGGCCGATGAGGAGGTCGCCGCCGCCGTCCACCGGATCGGGCGGGCGGCGTACGAGGTGGAGGCGGAGCTGATCGGCTTCGACGGCATCCCCGCTCTGCACGAGAGCCTCGCCAAGATGCGCACCAGGCCCCTCCAGTGGCGGGGCGCCGTCGGTGCGGACGGGGAGATCGCCGGCTTCGTCGCCTGGGAGCGGGAGGCGGACGGCTCGGTGTGCGTGGACCGGCTGTGCGTGGACCCGGCCCGCTTCCGCCTCGGCATCGCCTCGCTGCTGCTGCGGCACCTGCTGGGGGAGCTCCCGCCCGGGGTGCCGGTCACGGTCACTACGGGCGCGGCGAACGCGCCGGCGGTCGCCCTGTACGAGCGGCTGGGCTTCGTCCGGGGTGCGGACTTCTCCCCCGCGCCGGGCCTGGCGATGGCGTCGTTCGCGCTGGCCCCGCGCCGGTCCTAG
- a CDS encoding DUF4365 domain-containing protein — protein MALTRPEPGGVLPGQTGAQDSARPAPLRGTLATTACMETLQVGYLHAVAAAAGCSLSQPFPDNGIDWQVNHGAPEHTVDDEVTIKVQLKATYQVAPAPAGPTFGFTLDNEHLVKLARTPVAVHKILVVMLVPRERDQWLAAGHDRLDLRHCCYWTNLAGHPVTGRRRTTVRIPTARIFDDRALCEIMTRVGSGGTP, from the coding sequence ATGGCACTCACCCGACCCGAACCGGGCGGGGTGCTGCCGGGGCAGACCGGCGCGCAGGACAGCGCGCGCCCGGCCCCGCTGCGCGGCACGCTCGCCACCACCGCCTGCATGGAGACCCTCCAGGTGGGATACCTGCACGCCGTCGCGGCGGCCGCCGGCTGCTCGCTCTCCCAGCCGTTCCCCGACAACGGCATCGACTGGCAGGTTAACCACGGCGCGCCCGAGCACACCGTCGACGACGAGGTCACCATCAAAGTCCAGCTGAAGGCCACCTACCAGGTCGCGCCCGCCCCGGCCGGGCCCACCTTCGGCTTCACCCTCGACAACGAACACCTCGTCAAGCTCGCCCGCACCCCCGTCGCCGTCCACAAGATCCTCGTCGTGATGCTCGTCCCGCGGGAGCGCGACCAGTGGCTCGCCGCCGGGCACGACCGGCTCGACCTGCGCCACTGCTGCTACTGGACCAACCTCGCCGGGCACCCCGTGACCGGCCGCCGGCGCACCACCGTCCGGATCCCCACCGCGCGGATCTTCGACGACCGGGCCCTGTGCGAGATCATGACCCGGGTCGGGTCGGGAGGGACACCCTGA
- a CDS encoding 3'-5' exonuclease: protein MTRWYEGPLAAFDTETTGVDVERDRIVSAALVVQECAGGRVRQTRWLVNPGIPVPREATEVHGLTDDHLQHHGRWPAPVMEEIARALAEQQVAGRPVVVMNAPFDLTLLDRELRRHRASSLARYLDNRPLTVLDPRVLDKHLDRYRKGRRTLADLCAHYGIELEGAHDAAADALASLEVVRAVGRRFAGRLERLSPAELHTLQAVWYAAQARGLQAWFQRQGTPEVVDPHWPLRPEVSTAA from the coding sequence ATGACGCGCTGGTACGAGGGGCCGCTGGCCGCATTCGACACGGAGACGACCGGAGTGGACGTGGAGCGGGACCGGATCGTGTCCGCCGCTCTCGTCGTGCAGGAGTGTGCGGGCGGCCGGGTCCGCCAGACCCGCTGGCTGGTCAATCCCGGCATCCCGGTGCCGCGGGAGGCGACGGAGGTGCACGGTCTGACGGACGACCACCTCCAGCACCACGGGCGGTGGCCGGCGCCGGTGATGGAGGAGATAGCCCGGGCGCTGGCGGAGCAGCAGGTGGCGGGCCGGCCGGTGGTGGTGATGAACGCGCCGTTCGACCTGACCCTGCTGGACCGGGAGTTGCGGCGGCACCGGGCGTCGTCGCTGGCGCGGTACCTGGACAACCGGCCGCTGACGGTGCTCGACCCGCGGGTGCTGGACAAGCACCTGGACCGGTACCGCAAGGGCCGGCGGACGCTGGCGGACCTGTGTGCGCACTACGGGATAGAGCTGGAGGGGGCGCACGACGCGGCGGCGGACGCGCTGGCGTCGCTGGAGGTGGTGCGGGCGGTCGGCCGCCGGTTCGCGGGCCGGCTGGAGCGGCTGAGTCCGGCGGAGCTGCACACGCTGCAGGCGGTCTGGTACGCGGCGCAGGCGCGCGGGCTGCAGGCGTGGTTCCAGCGGCAGGGGACGCCGGAGGTGGTGGACCCGCACTGGCCGCTGCGGCCGGAGGTGTCGACGGCGGCGTGA
- a CDS encoding SRPBCC family protein, whose product MGPRRTARADRTPDPRRLPSVHRFRFRTAWDLDAPPDRVYAVLARAEDYPRWWPQVRRAERTGGHTGTAYIRSALPYTLRVTTAELVSDPRGGILEAALGGDMEGWARWTVRPRGTTGTRALYEQEVEVRRPLLRRLSGPARPLLHLNHALMMRAGRRGLARLLAGPPEAV is encoded by the coding sequence ATGGGCCCCCGCCGCACCGCCCGCGCAGACCGCACCCCCGACCCCCGCCGCCTGCCGTCGGTACACCGGTTCCGCTTCCGCACCGCCTGGGATCTCGACGCCCCGCCCGACCGCGTCTACGCCGTCCTCGCCCGCGCGGAGGACTACCCCCGCTGGTGGCCCCAGGTCCGCCGGGCCGAGCGCACCGGCGGGCACACCGGCACCGCGTACATCCGCTCCGCGCTGCCGTACACGCTCCGCGTCACCACCGCCGAACTCGTGAGCGACCCCCGCGGCGGCATCCTCGAAGCGGCCCTCGGCGGCGACATGGAGGGCTGGGCCCGCTGGACCGTCCGCCCCCGCGGCACCACCGGGACGCGGGCCCTGTACGAGCAGGAGGTCGAGGTCCGCCGCCCGCTGCTGCGCCGGCTCTCCGGGCCCGCCCGGCCCCTGCTGCACCTCAACCACGCCCTGATGATGCGCGCCGGACGGCGGGGTCTCGCCCGCCTCCTGGCCGGCCCGCCGGAAGCGGTTTGA